The DNA segment acccatatcactttcaaatgtcactatgatggacatacccatatcactttcaaatgtcactatgatggacatacccatatcactttcaaatgtcactatgatggacatacccatatcactttcaaatgtcactatgatggacatacccatatcactttcaaatgccactatgatggacatacccatatcactttcaaatgtcactatgatggacatacccatatcactttcaaatgtcactatgatggacatacccatattactttcaaatgtcactatgatggacatacccatatcactttcaaatgccactatgatggacatacccatatcactttcaaatgtcactatgatggacatacccatatcactttcaaatgccactatgatggacatacccatatcactttcaaatgtcactatgatggacatacccatatcactttcaaatgtcactatgatggacatacccatattactttcaaatgtcactatgatggacatacccatatcactttcaaatgtcactatgatggacatacccatatcactttcaaatgtcactatgatggacatacccatatcactttcaaatgtcactatgatggacatacccatattactttcaaatgtcactatgatggacatacccatatcactttcaaatgtcactatgatggacatacccatattactttcaaatgtcactatgatggacatacccatatcactttcaaatgtcactatgatggacatacccatattactttcaaatgccactatgatggacatacccatatcactttcaaatgtcactatgatggacatacccatatcactttcaaatgtcactatgatggacatacccatattactttcaaatgtcactatgatggacatacccatatcactttcaaatgtcactatgatggacatacccatattactttcaaatgccactatgatggacatacccatattactttcaaatgccactatgatggacatacccatattactttcaaatgtcactatgatggacatacccatatcactttcaaatgtcactatgatggacatacccatattactttcaaatgccactatgatggacatacccatatcactttcaaatgccactatgatggacatacccatatcactttcaaatgccactatgatggacatacccatatcactttcaaatgccactatgatggacatacccatatcactttcaaatgccactatgatggacatacccatatcactttcaaatgccactatgatggacatacccatatcactttcaaatgccactatgatggacatacccatattactttcaaatgccactatgatggacatacccatatcactttcaaatgtcactatgatggacatacccatattactttcaaatgccactatgatggacatacccatattactttcaaatgccactatgatggacatacccatatcactttcaaatgccactatgatggacatacccatatcactttcaaatgtcactatgatggacatacccatatcactttcaaatgtcactatgatggacatacccatatcactttcaaatgtcactatgatggacatacccatatcactttcaaatgccactattaatggtaatgtagcatttaattttaaataggaaacaattctgttaatgtgtttatatgatttaatCTCGACTACTATATGCTTATGAATAATTTGTGGAAATTAAAAACGATTTTGACTAGCCTACTATTTGGATGTTGATTAtttgaaacacattttcttGGGCCTATAAATGAACGCCAATGAATCATGAAAGTAATATCTCaaggtttttttatttgttaagatgataatgttttactttgttattattacatattCATTAGTTTATCAATATTATATAATGGTTTGAAAAGTACCACAGAGAGGCATGGATGGGAGGCTGTATGTTACGGTGCATCTACACAGCGCCTCACTGTGCTCTATTTTCAGGGTCGGATGTGACATTTATCCTCATCAACAAATCCATGACATGGACTGAGGCCCAGAGCCACTGCAGAGTAAACTACACAGACCTGACCAGTGTGAGGAACATGACAGAGAACCAGAAGGTACAGGAGCTGATACCTGCAGGAGAACGTGTCTGGATCGGCCTCTTCAGAGACTCCTGGAAGTGGTCGGATGGAAGTAACTCGTCATTTAGGGACTGGGTACCAGGGGAACCTGATAACCATGGAGGAAGTCAGCATTGTGTCTTGGTACACTTTTCCCACTCCCTCTACTCCGGACAATGGCACGACGACCCCTGTGACTACAGGAAAGCGTTCATTTGCTACGGCACACGTGAGTTCTGACCCATTATTCAAAGTGTATTTGGATTTCTATAGCAACATATAACAGCAGCATATAATAAACATATATGAATAATCCACAGCATCCACAGTCTTTAAGTGCTCCTGTTCAGTAGTCTGACCGCCTGGGGGTAAAAACTATCTCTGAGGCGGGAGGTTGGAGCTCTGATGCTCTGCAGATGCTTCCCTGAGTGAAGATAAGAGAAAAGGCTGTGTGCTGGGTGACTAGTGTCCTTTCAAATACAAAGTGCTTTCTTCCTCCAGCAGGTGGTGTACATGTCCTGTATCTGATGTAATGGTGATCCTATGATTATTGACGCTATTTTCACCATCCTCATCAGGTGTTTATGATCCTGTGCTGTTATGCTGCCAAACCATACCAGTATGCATCCAGTCAAGGTGCTTCCTATTTTGGACTGGTAGAAGTAAATGAGGGTTTTTGTTGACATGCTGTGTTTCCTCACACACCTCAGAAAGTCAAGTCTCTGTTTTGATGACACAACTGGTGTTCAGAGacctggagagggagctggtgATCTGGATGCCTAAGAACTTGAAGCTGTTAACAGTTTCAACAGGGGTGTTGTTTATGTCAACAGGTGGCTGaacagttttcatttttctgaaGTCAGTGATaagctcttttgttttctcagcGTTAAAGGACAGATTGTTGTTGTGATCAAGTCCCGGACAATAAATTTTAACCCTCATTTTTATGGAGTTGTTTGTAAAGTGAGCAGCAGTGGTGATCAGCTGCAGATGATCAGTTTGTGTCGACTTAATGCTGAAAACATGCAACAGATGGAGGATGTAACTACCACATTTTCCCTGTTAGTGATTAAACTGATGAAATTCtgaaatgtttccacagctaCGACAAAACAAGTGTTCAGACTGAAGTTTCACACACAGGACTCCTCTCTGGATCCGAATGACCCTGCTGTGATGGAGGACACCTTGAAGAAGGTAAATCATGTTTTCTAATTTGATTCAAAACCAATCAATTGACTctgaaagcaaataaaaaaacccaactttattgatccccagagAGGAAATCCACATTGCAGCAGTACAAGAAACAGACTGAGGAGGAAACAGATAAAGAGCTATTTAAAAtcataaatacagtaaaataagaacatttaataaatgaCATTCAGAAGCTATATACATGATATACATTACAATACTTTGGTCACATACAGGACATGACTTGAGCATTGTGCCAATCCATATGTGCAGAAGTAAAGAGTGTGTTAGTGCCACTCTGCAGGCCTTATTGATGTGTGACTAATGAAGAATCAACAGTCAGCAGAAACTTCACTATCTGCCACCAAATGCAGCAGGAAACTGTACAAATACAATCCAGCAAtctgagaaaagacagagagttTACAAGAGAAGAAAAATCTACAACAGACCAACAGGTCGGCACCACCTTAGGAAAAACAAGTATATATGAAGCAGAGTGCTCCTAAAATAGAGCTTCCAGATGAGTCCAATATAAATAAGAATGCAGAATGTAATCTGTGTATGTgagtgatgataatgatgaggAGTTTTGTGTCTCAGCTCAAACAGAAGCTGAAGGACCAGGGGCTGGGTGACAACATCAAACTGAGCTGGAGGAAGCAGCCAGATGGAAAAGTCTTCCacaaggaagagaagaagaagaagaagaagaagaccaaAAAGGATGAGCTTTAAGGCTgaattgttgtgtttggttTCATCAGAGAAAAGTGGATTTCTTTCCTTAAAGTCTTCATGTAATGGGTCAGAATAGATCTGCAACAATTAGCTGATTAATCCATCAGTCGCAACTATTTTGACAATTCATTTATCAGTTATCAGCTGATTCCAAGTTCTTAAATATAAGATTTGATATGATCATAAATTTAATATCTTAGACTGTTGGtcgataaaaacaaaacataagaaATCATTTGTTAGGGCTGTTGGAAATTAGAACAGactttgttattattttctgacatttttcaatGAAAATACTTTAAGAAGAAATAAGTGAAGATACTTAATAATAAGATTTGACTAaaggaaagtaaaaaaaaaatcagctttaatgttttgtggaatctttaaaatatattaacaaATGAGTGATATGgaaaataatcatatgtgtTCTTCTCATGCTGTCACCTTATCAGGGATACAAACTTTACGTAATTTCCCTAAAATTATTcatgtgagttttttttatcttactGTTTCACCTTTAAGCAgaaatgccaaatatttgctggttccagctcCTCAGATATGAAACTGatcattttctttgtcatatatgaTCATATATTTATTATCTTTGAGCTTTAGACTGTTGGttgattaaaacaaaacataagaaTTTATCTGTTTGGGCTGTTGGAAACTATAACAGACAGTTTTCAATATGTTCGGACAATTTATAAATCAGGttagattaaaataaatacactttatAATGTAAGATACTGTAAATTAAGACACTTAAAGATGAGATTTAACTGAAGGCAACTCCATTGGAAAAAACAGCTTTAAAAGAGATGAGCTTTGGTGTTTCTAATAAtctttaaaatctattttaacTCTCTTTCTTTATTTGAGAGTAATACTGCATCCAGAAAATGTGTTGTTGTCTCACTGTAATGTTTCAGAATATTTTAAAGAATTATgtggaaatatgtatttttatcatgCTGTCACCTTATTAGGAAAAGTAAAGCAAATTAAGCTTAAATaattcaaaggtccagtgtgtaggatttagggggatatatcatcagaaattgaatataatataataagaatgttttctgtagtgtgtaatcacctgaaaataagaatcactgtgttttgttactttagaatgagacatttatatctACTATTTGGAATAATATGCTTGTTACACATTAGTAAGTGTAATAAAGGACCATTGTTTGGATTTAGGGACATTAGCAGTGATGATTTCCgattgcaactagctgaaacttctaccatgtgccaagtgtgaacttagaattccttcagtgttcattgttcaggaggtttttatcaggagccaaattatctgctgagctcttttcttctcctaaacaaacacaccagctgatttaaaccagtaaaaatgcagaaaaaagatgtttcatgttacaaatctgtgtttttaccatgcTGCTCAGCTTGTCTTGGAGAGGCaaactacggtggctgatgaGAAAAAGCGAATgactatctagagtcagtgtttggtttgaccgttctgggctactgtagaaacatggcgctgcaacatggtgatctctgtagacgaggacctgctccctatgtagatataaacagctcattctgagggaaCAAGAACACGAGGATTCTGattttcagctgattatacactacagaaaacatacttattatattatatttcatttgtgctgatttatcctcctaaatcctacacactggacctttaagttggACTGTGCAGCGTAATAGCATCACTAAAAGTGGCTTCCTTTATCATCTTCTCCTgtctcttcttctttgtctgaATCAAAGCTACAAAGTTCTAAAGTACAGGCACTGTACTGTGAAGCCATGGATTTCCATGTTATCATACTTTAGACTTGTACTTAGTGACCACACTATATTCATTTATCAGCTGTAGTTACTGATTACTTTGCAGTTtaagattttaaatttaaaatgtttgatgAGTTGAAATGATCCAACAGTAATCATTAATCACATCCAATAATACACTGTTTGATAAAAGGCTTTAAAAGGGtttattctgcataatgagttcTTAAACTTGTGATACTAAAGGACATTTATTTTCTGATGACACTTGTGTTCATTTTTACTTCAGTCATTATGAAAGCAAGACTTGTGTTTGTAATGTTGTATTTTCCCAGTGTGATAATGCTACTTTTGCTTCAGTAAAGGTTTGAATACTGTTTCTGTTCCAGTTCTTGGTGTATTTCCAGGTCAAAACACAAGAGACCTCCCGTGCAGTCTGATGCCTCTAACCAAGATAGAGGTTAACACTTTATAATAAGTACACACTATTAAGCATTAGTTAAGCATTAATAAACACTGAATTCATCATTTATAAAGCATGTTTCTGACATGAATACTCATTAGTATGTAGTTTATAaacacagtcataaatgttttaCTCTTCATTAATAAGCTCATCTGTAACGTGCTTAATTTTCATACTTTATAAATGATGGATTCAGCATTTCTGAATTAAGTATTACATCACTTACAAACCAGTTATTTAGGAATTGTCAGTAGCTTGTAAGATCATTTAGAAAGTGTATGTAAAATGATTAATAAACTATTTACATGTCCATTTATGCATGCACTTACACATGCACATTCAGACATGTACTGATGGTTAGTGAATGTGTTAGTAGATGTTTTATTAAAAACTCACAAATTTCTTTTCCGATAGAGGTCCTATAAACAGTTATTAATACAGGAACTCATTAATTCAGGTCGTTAGGAAGCACTTACTACTCGTTAATTAAGTATTTTGTGTGAGCTCATCTAAAGTGAGCACTATCTATGCCTTATAAAGCATTTACAGATGAGATGTAAAGGCTGGGGATGCCTCAAGACTCACTGAAGTCTCAGTTATCTTAACAGACAAAGGAAAGACACAACACAAAGGGATATAGAACATATTGCATTAATATTTATTGCAACTTCTCAACATATTGTAACTGTACAACTGAACTGTTGATTTAAAAAGACGTACAAGCGTAAACATGGCTGAATAAAAAGTCGCCAACACCAACAGTGGATCACAGAAGTTTCAAGTGCTACAAATCAAATCcatatgtaaaatataaaatgtttcaatatcaaaaaataaagtcagaaaATATGTCAGTGTCATAATTCAACATACATTTGAAATCCTATCTCAAAGAAAagtctcaaaattatttgaGACAGACTCAACACATGATAAAATAATACAGGAAATGTCATTTCATGacgctacaaaaacacagtaCACTGATTCCTTTGAATTTGTCTCAGCCATCTCCCACAGAAAGACAAATTCCTGCCAACAATGGTTAGTGGCTGCATATGACTACTTGTAGTTTCTGGAAATGTCAAATGTACCATCACGGTGTTTCTTTGCGAGCCATTCATTCCACTCAATCACTGAAAGGTGGTCAGAAAGCAAAGTGTCAGTGTGATTTCCCCTGAGCCTCCAGATCTGCTCCTTGTAGGATCTCCAGGCCCTCTCAAGATGCTGGGTATGGGCACCAGTTTGGGGATCTACATACCACCTGCTGTGGTTGACAGTGTGATGGTTGTACCCTAGTGCAGAGAGTACGCGATAGGCACGCCACCTGTAATGAACTGCATCCAGTTACTGAGGGAGACCTTTGAATGACTGAAGATTGGCTTGTGCCTGacacatatttgtttttctgtgtgctgCTTGGCGACAGGTCCTATTTAAAAAgaacagtaacataaaatactgtttatttaGGAAAGGGCTTCATGCAATACTATATGCTACAACactatctctcacacacacacacacacacacacacagaggtttgGGTAGTAATGGTGTATAGTGGCTTCCTATGTCACTATCTGCGCACACTAGTGTGAAGGGCTTGTACGGTGCCAGTGTAGGCCCACAGGTGCTGGTGTCAGTGCACTAACACAGCAAACATGTCCAAACATTTGCTCTTCTTTGTGCTGATTTATTATGTACATCCAAGGCAAAGTATAGACTGTTTTACCCAAT comes from the Epinephelus lanceolatus isolate andai-2023 chromosome 8, ASM4190304v1, whole genome shotgun sequence genome and includes:
- the LOC144464109 gene encoding C-type mannose receptor 2-like, giving the protein MDTVLLLITAGLCAVSSHAERQYHFVYDLKTWTEAQSYCREKYTDLATVDNMEDVTTLNNMIDTSKLVNPNGWNGPWIGLYDDVNSWRWSLSDTSFYKHGETEFRRWRDGEPSNNNSAAHCTAMDEDGLWNGHWCSDSLKVVCSYVRGSDVTFILINKSMTWTEAQSHCRVNYTDLTSVRNMTENQKVQELIPAGERVWIGLFRDSWKWSDGSNSSFRDWVPGEPDNHGGSQHCVLVHFSHSLYSGQWHDDPCDYRKAFICYGTPTTKQVFRLKFHTQDSSLDPNDPAVMEDTLKKLKQKLKDQGLGDNIKLSWRKQPDGKVFHKEEKKKKKKKTKKDEL